One Candidatus Desulfatibia profunda genomic region harbors:
- a CDS encoding type II toxin-antitoxin system VapC family toxin, which produces MKSGYLFDSHALLAFFQNETGAKVVYGILQKSLEQKLDRLICVINLGEIIYMTKKHFGEEKKLEILGHIHQLAFKVLPVPNALVYQAAEIKAQYPLSYADCFVVACAQEQRATIVTGDPEFKNVEHLVHIEWIR; this is translated from the coding sequence ATGAAGTCCGGATACCTGTTTGACAGCCATGCCCTTCTGGCCTTTTTTCAGAATGAAACCGGTGCAAAAGTCGTCTATGGTATCTTGCAAAAAAGTCTGGAGCAAAAACTGGATCGGCTGATTTGCGTTATCAATCTGGGTGAAATCATCTATATGACGAAAAAGCATTTTGGAGAGGAAAAAAAGCTTGAAATCCTGGGCCACATCCATCAACTTGCCTTTAAGGTGCTCCCGGTTCCCAACGCCCTGGTTTATCAGGCGGCTGAAATTAAAGCTCAGTATCCATTATCATATGCCGACTGTTTTGTTGTAGCCTGCGCCCAGGAGCAGCGTGCAACCATCGTAACCGGAGATCCCGAATTCAAGAATGTCGAACATCTGGTTCATATTGAATGGATTCGATAA
- a CDS encoding AbrB/MazE/SpoVT family DNA-binding domain-containing protein: MNTVKVLTKGQIVIPASIRKKYNIQPGNALKVFEYGNLIYLVPPSNNPEKDAKGCLPGQPSLSEALLQDRKKDFAE, from the coding sequence ATGAATACGGTTAAGGTATTAACCAAAGGACAAATCGTAATTCCGGCTTCGATTCGAAAAAAATATAATATTCAGCCTGGCAACGCTTTGAAGGTGTTTGAATACGGCAATCTCATCTATTTGGTTCCACCGTCCAACAACCCTGAAAAAGATGCCAAGGGTTGCCTTCCCGGACAGCCTTCCCTTTCTGAAGCGTTATTGCAGGACCGTAAAAAGGATTTTGCCGAATGA